A window of Trichomycterus rosablanca isolate fTriRos1 chromosome 5, fTriRos1.hap1, whole genome shotgun sequence contains these coding sequences:
- the kifbp gene encoding KIF-binding protein — translation MATSGSREWRSVCEKFRLSQDLSDIESRKDPENDPFRSKYKARDLLKEIYCTVKSVNSDGEEGDVDGVAATAVDGDSAAGLRAAKLGVIDYYLGVNHIETEELSAGEEYLMNCMKLLEQCSVTRENVSLFIQVRNQLGILWAGRDETEKAQGFLETAESIYVRYVKEDGQPPLDLVDFFVPEEDAPSQQERTRRFEMAYTHTLYYLAQVYKNLEQFERAGRYCHSTLQRQLQFNQFTPLEWAINAATLSQYYITKTRYTEARHCLAAASVIAGLAGDVPSEAAAKESEAECEKREQLRQKRAEIARCWIKYCLNLLQDAKKLLEDNIGELDLDRQEELQRARRDEEEEKERGRKAAVLFDSADTFDLICSHEEKVSSSYPLSFHEARAVFLAGQGYVAQAKEYFEMDGHVTDHIEILQDHSALFRALAFFEEDLERRCKMHKRRVDMLEPVCRDLNAQYYLLICRQMQFELAETFYEMMDLKLAVAEKQDQLDAHTVKKFNHLCSSSIKYYRAFVDSVRSPEGKFPDRLEDDLLRPALVAEFRIARLQSKLITADPAAQLENLNRSLESYSFVVRYCEENPDAKTAVETELELSEEMVSLLPIKINRIKGKLASSN, via the exons ATGGCTACCAGCGGCAGCAGGGAGTGGAGATCCGTGTGTGAGAAATTCCGGCTCTCTCAGGATCTCTCCGATATAGAGTCTCGAAAAGATCCCGAAAACGATCCGTTCCGCTCTAAATACAAAGCCAGGGATCTGCTGAAGGAGATCTACTGCACGGTAAAGAGCGTGAACAGTGACGGTGAGGAGGGGGATGTGGACGGTGTGGCTGCTACAGCGGTGGATGGAGATTCTGCAGCCGGGCTGAGGGCCGCCAAACTCGGCGTGATCGATTATTATCTCGGCGTCAATCATATAGAGACGGAGGAGCTGTCTGCTGGAGAGGAATACCTCATGAACTGTATGAAATTACTGGAGCAGTGTTCAGTAACCCGGGAGAACGTTTCTCTCTTCATACAAGTCCgg AACCAGCTCGGCATCTTGTGGGCAGGACGGGACGAGACGGAGAAAGCTCAAGGCTTTTTAGAGACGGCCGAGTCCATTTACGTTCGCTACGTGAAAGAG GACGGGCAGCCCCCGCTGGATCTGGTGGATTTCTTTGTGCCGGAGGAAGACGCACCGTCCCAGCAGGAGAGGACGAGGAG GTTTGAGAtggcgtacacacacacactgtattacCTGGCTCAGGTGTATAAGAACCTGGAGCAGTTCGAGCGAGCCGGGCGCTACTGCCACAGCACGCTGCAGCGCCAGCTCCAGTTCAACCAGTTCACGCCACTGGAGTGGGCCATCAACGCTGCCACGCTCTCACAGTACTACATCACCAAG ACGCGGTACACGGAGGCGCGACACTGTCTGGCTGCCGCGAGCGTCATCGCTGGACTCGCCGGAGACGTTCCATCAGAGGCTGCAGCCAAAGAAA GTGAAGCCGAGTGTGAGAAACGTGAACAGCTTCGTCAGAAAAGAGCTGAGATCGCTCGATGTTGGATCAAGTACTGCCTCAATCTCCTACAGGACGCCAAAAAGCTCCTGGAG GACAACATCGGAGAGCTGGACCTGGACCGTCAGGAGGAGCTTCAGCGCGCGCGCCGcgacgaggaggaggagaaggagcGAGGAAGAAAGGCCGCCGTGCTCTTCGACTCCGCCGACACGTTCGACCTGATCTGCAGCCATGAGGAGAAGGTGAGCTCCTCGTACCCGCTGAGCTTCCACGAGGCCCGGGCCGTGTTCCTGGCCGGGCAGGGCTACGTGGCGCAGGCCAAAGAGTACTTCGAGATGGACGGTCACGTGACCGATCACATCGAGATCCTGCAGGATCACAGCGCCCTCTTCAGAGCGCTGGCGTTCTTCGAGGAGGACCTGGAGCGGCGCTGCAAGATGCACAAGCGCCGCGTGGACATGCTGGAGCCCGTGTGCCGCGACCTGAACGCCCAGTACTACCTGCTGATCTGCCGCCAGATGCAGTTCGAGCTGGCCGAGACCTTCTACGAGATGATGGACCTGAAGCTGGCCGTGGCCGAGAAGCAGGACCAGCTGGACGCCCACACCGTCAAGAAGTTCAACCACCTGTGCTCCTCGTCCATCAAGTACTACCGGGCGTTCGTGGACTCGGTGCGCTCGCCCGAGGGGAAGTTCCCCGACCGGCTGGAGGACGACCTGCTGAGGCCGGCGCTGGTGGCCGAGTTCCGGATCGCCCGTCTGCAGAGCAAGCTCATCACCGCCGACCCGGCCGCCCAGCTGGAGAACCTGAACCGCTCGCTGGAGTCCTACAGCTTCGTGGTGCGCTACTGTGAGGAGAACCCGGACGCCAAGACGGCCGTGGAGACCGAGCTGGAGCTGAGCGAGGAGATGGTGTCGCTGCTGCCCATAAAGATCAACAGGATCAAGGGGAAGTTGGCGTCGTCCAACTAG